The following proteins come from a genomic window of Rutidosis leptorrhynchoides isolate AG116_Rl617_1_P2 chromosome 10, CSIRO_AGI_Rlap_v1, whole genome shotgun sequence:
- the LOC139871557 gene encoding uncharacterized protein, translating into MKASMRMICAMCLVAIIGITSVVIVEGAGGPCGKSSPDNEAMKLAPCASAAQDEKATVPDSCCAQVKIIGQNPSCLCAVMLSDTAKSSGIDPKVALTIPKRCNFAHRPVGYKCGPYTLP; encoded by the exons ATGAAGGCTTCAATGAGAATGATATGCGCAATGTGTTTGGTAGCGATTATAGGAATCACGAGTGTTGTAATCGTCGAGGGAGCTGGTGGGCCCTGTGGGAAATCTAGTCCTGATAATGAAGCAATGAAGTTAGCACCTTGTGCAAGTGCGGCTCAAGATGAAAAAGCAACGGTCCCAGATAGTTGTTGCGCTCAAGTGAAAATAATTGGGCAAAATCCGAGCTGTCTTTGTGCTGTTATGCTTTCGGATACCGCTAAGAGCTCTGGAATCGACCCTAAAGTTGCATTGACCATTCCTAAGCGCTGCAACTTCGCTCATCGACCTGTTGGCTACAAATGTGGAC CTTATACTCTTCCATGA
- the LOC139871556 gene encoding magnesium-protoporphyrin IX monomethyl ester [oxidative] cyclase, chloroplastic-like, translating to MALLKPISKISYFNTTTSSRTILPRGVSVIRMSSAATANSNVKGSGNNKKGIKETLLAPRFYTTDFDEMEQLFNTEMNKNLNEAEFEALLQEFKTDYNQTHFVRNKEFKEAADEMQGPLRKIFVEFLERSCTAEFSGFLLYKELGRRLKKTNPVVAEIFSLMSRDEARHAGFLNKGLSDFNLALDLGFLTKARKYTFFKPKFIFYATYLSEKIGYWRYITIYRHLKANPEYQCYPIFKYFENWCQDENRHGDFFSALMKAQPQFLNDWKAKLWARFFCLSVYVTMYLNDTQRTAFYEGIGLNTKEFDMHVIIETNRTTARIFPAVLDVENPEFKRKLDRMADINSKIIAIGESDDIPLVKNLKRIPHIAALFSELLAAYLMKPIESGSVDIAEMDPQLVY from the exons ATGGCACTcctcaaacccatttcaaaaatcaGTTACTTCAACACAACAACGTCATCAAGAACCATT CTGCCACGTGGCGTTTCAGTTATTCGTATGTCGTCAGCAGCAACCGCTAATTCAAACGTAAAAGGAAGTGGGAACAACAaaaagggaattaaggaaacattGTTGGCACCTCGTTTTTACACGACAGATTTCGATGAAATGGAACAGTTGTTTAATACTGAAATGAATAAGAATTTAAATGAAGCTGAATTTGAAGCTTTGTTGCAGGAATTTAAGACTGATTATAATCAGACACATTTTGTTAGGAATAAAGAGTTTaaagaagctgctgatgaaatGCAGGGCCCACTTAGGAAGATTTTTGTTGAGTTTTTGGAGAGGTCTTGTACTGCTGAGTTTTCTGGCTTTTTGCTCTATAAGGAGCTTGGGAGAAGACTCAAG AAAACGAACCCAGTGGTTGCCGAGATCTTCTCCCTTATGTCCAGGGACGAAGCACGTCATGCAGG GTTTCTAAACAAAGGATTGTCAGATTTCAACTTAGCTTTGGACTTGGGATTTTTGACTAAAGCAAGAAAATACACATTTTTCAAACCAAAGTTCATATTTTACGCAACGTATCTTTCAGAAAAGATCGGTTATTGGAGATACATAACCATCTACAGGCACTTAAAAGCGAACCCCGAGTACCAATGTTACCCCATTTTCAAATACTTTGAGAACTGGTGCCAAGATGAAAACAGACACGGTGACTTTTTTTCTGCTCTCATGAAGGCACAACCGCAATTTCTTAATGACTGGAAGGCTAAGCTGTGGGCCCGATTCTTCTGCTTATCT GTGTATGTCACCATGTATCTTAATGATACTCAAAGAACCGCTTTTTACGAAGGCATTGGGCTAAACACAAAGGAATTCGACATGCATGTCATCATCGAG ACAAACCGCACAACAGCTAGAATATTTCCAGCTGTACTGGACGTTGAAAATCCCGAGTTCAAGAGGAAACTAGATCGAATGGCTGATATCAATTCGAAGATAATAGCGATTGGGGAATCAGATGATATCCCATTGGTGAAAAACTTGAAGCGAATCCCGCATATTGCTGCATTGTTTTCTGAGTTGTTGGCTGCGTACTTAATGAAACCGATTGAATCTGGATCAGTCGACATTGCAGAGATGGATCCTCAACTTGTTTACTAG
- the LOC139872465 gene encoding uncharacterized protein codes for MEGGSPDQESVLSGTKKSSVSSGGRVREAFLNRFTDSQILTENLEDWFQSLSESSFDFDVPFELIDLQKFDYALEGVSFQQLIRMPNAAYASPSGTMEATTFLAIEDFLHASVKGLWEAFWNQNESMPLVVASLYDSNLKFYQTEKAIANGKLDGLCATAVMVNNPRHPHGKWHDILELALLRPGIESLAKDGEVTYPSLLILGEALFYGIRILLSRSLRRNKNPSVLNSVFVILADCQYGGVVKVEGDLTKMEFDVNNVYECVAEWIKNHARVLVTPFDRIWNKLGNANWGDIGALQVLFATYHSMVQFAGLPKTSIEDLAADHSSRLQTRRNERRLGELDIGINGNGLFKLHQRSVSPEIVEVQDEPVNIEPQKSMILEVGSVLMVEDSNRQKSYQINEILNDGETPYYIASLIEDPGNYLFLYVGSDPSQLEPAWEDMKLWYQVQRQTKVFSVMKQNGLSSKYLPQLIMSGKIIHPGPCQKSNSGQNCDNPWCGTPILVTSPVGKTVADMIRLGQFGSDEAIRCCHDCLSALSTAASSGIRHGDIRPENVICVTSPVSHQSYFVVIGWGHAILEERDRPVMNLHFSSTYALQEGKLCSASDAESLVYLLYFSSGADFDVPELDSVEGALEWRDTFWSKRLIQQRLGDISAVLKAFADYVDSLCGTPYPMDYEIWLRRLKRHLNQNGKEINASS; via the exons ATGGAAG GTGGGTCACCAGATCAAGAATCAGTATTGTCTGGGACGAAAAAATCAAGCGTTTCTTCAGGTGGTAGGGTTCGGGAGGCTTTTTTGAATCGATTTACCGATAGTCAAATCTTGACTGAAAATCTCGAAGACTGGTTTCAATCTTTATCCGAAAGTTCATTCGACTTTGATGTTCCTTTTGAGTTAATCGATCTCCAAAAATTCGATTATGCTTTAGAAGGTGTTTCTTTTCAACAATTAATTCGAATGCCGAATGCCGCTTACGCATCGCCATCTGGCACCATGGAAGCGACTACCTTTCTTGCAATCGAAGATTTTTTACACGCAAGTGTAAAAGGCTTATGGGAGGCGTTTTGGAACCAAAATGAATCGATGCCGTTAGTTGTTGCAAGTCTTTATGACTCGAATTTAAAGTTCTATCAAACCGAAAAAGCCATTGCTAATGGAAAACTTGACGGTCTTTGTGCGACAGCTGTAATGGTCAACAACCCGAGACACCCGCATGGTAAATGGCACGATATTCTTGAATTAGCTCTTTTAAGACCCGGTATTGAGAGCCTCGCAAAAGACGGTGAAGTTACATATCCATCATTATTGATTTTGGGTGAAGCCCTTTTTTACGGTATACGTATCTTGTTGTCGAGAAGTCTTCGAAGAAACAAAAACCCGTcagttttgaattcggttttcgttaTTTTGGCCGATTGTCAATACGGCGGTGTTGTAAAAGTTGAAGGAGATCTGACCAAAATGGAGTTTGACgtaaataatgtttatgaatgtgtTGCCGAATGGATCAAAAATCATGCACGAGTTTTAGTTACTCCGTTTGATAGAATATGGAACAAGCTCGGTAACGCAAATTGGGGGGATATAGGTGCTTTACAGGTACTTTTTGCTACGTATCACTCAATGGTTCAGTTTGCGGGATTACCAAAAACGTCGATTGAAGATTTAGCAGCTGATCATAGTTCTCGtcttcaaacaagaagaaacgAGAGGCGTTTGGGAGAATTAGATATCGGAATAAACGGGAATGGTTTATTTAAACTCCACCAACGGAGCGTTTCACCAGAAATTGTTGAAGTACAAGACGAACCCGTTAATATCGAGCCTCAAAAATCAATGATACTAGAAGTAGGATCCGTTTTAATGGTGGAGGATTCGAATCGGCAAAAAAGTTATCAGATTAACGAAATATTAAACGATGGTGAAACGCCGTATTACATTGCTTCGTTAATTGAGGATCCGGGTAATTATCTGTTTTTATATGTCGGGTCGGATCCATCTCAGCTCGAACCCGCATGGGAAGATATGAAGTTATGGTATCAAGTTCAAAGACAAACTAAAGTTTTTTCGGTTATGAAACAAAACGGGTTATCCAGCAAGTATCTACCACAATTAATCATGTCCGGTAAGATAATTCATCCGGGCCCGTGCCAAAAGTCAAACTCGGGTCAAAACTGTGACAACCCGTGGTGTGGGACCCCGATTCTGGTCACGAGCCCAGTTGGCAAAACTGTAGCAGACATGATCCGTTTGGGTCAATTCGGGTCAGACGAAGCAATTAGATGCTGTCATGATTGTTTATCAGCTTTATCCACAGCTGCATCATCTGGCATTCGACATGGAGATATTCGACCTGAAAACGTCATATGTGTGACATCACCCGTGAGTCATCAGTCTTACTTTGTTGTTATCGGGTGGGGCCATGCGATTTTGGAAGAACGAGATCGGCCGGTTATGAACCTTCATTTTTCATCTACGTACGCACTTCAAGAAGGAAAATTATGTTCTGCGTCTGACGCAGAAAGTCTCGTTTATTTGCTTTATTTTTCGTCTGGTGCGGATTTCGATGTACCCGAGTTGGATTCGGTTGAAGGTGCGTTAGAGTGGAGAGATACGTTTTGGTCGAAACGATTAATTCAACAAAGACTTGGCGATATATCTGCGGTTTTAAAAGCGTTTGCTGATTACGTCGATAGTCTCTGCGGAACACCGTATCCCATGGATTACGAAATTTGGCTCAGAAGATTAAAGCGTCATCTTAATCAAAATGGAAAAGAGATTAATGCATCAAGTTGA